A single window of Eleginops maclovinus isolate JMC-PN-2008 ecotype Puerto Natales chromosome 19, JC_Emac_rtc_rv5, whole genome shotgun sequence DNA harbors:
- the ccdc88c gene encoding protein Daple isoform X1: protein MEMTLSELLSTFMESPLVVWVRTLGPLGSCEDAGSEEQVHMFMELVDGVFLHKIMTHIDPSPTNQRLTKNVNNDVSLRLYNLTVLTRHIRTYYQDTLQQLIVMPLPNILSIAKDPISVKSMEELKRLLLLVLGCAVQCERKEEMIEKIKLLDIDTQAAIVSHIQEVTHNQLNVLDLSWLDEESELGHEELEPLSRNMAASLQQLIDQRDKASEVIVDLTQERDYLFSQQPQEGCRNLGVSSPERGQGSGGVGVNNGGSAVNTSGLTKEEKQHLSVELADTKSKLRRYRQELEEKTEQLMDSKHEVERLDQELQRQKQENQSLSCEARSVRAYRDEVDSLRERAARVDRLETELTRCKEKLNDVHFYKTRMEELREDNETLIETKVLLEEQLSASRGRCDKLHTLEKDNLLLRAKLNDLEMERDNERRRMEELVEENMLLEIGQKQSMNESAHLGWELEQLSKNHDNTKTETRKSLVHELNECVSSRVLKLEKENRELQASMERLKEENHLLQEQQLHTQDLERENQGFSKKIERLQGLLEQERLTNQDMESLGEEILKEKQNLERDVHSLRAEKDRQISELESEKQHLSDAVASLQERAQSNSESRVREVETENRHLHQNITDTSSRVASLETQLKLANEEAERLRKKAGRCEELEREVARLERGRDTLSRELASLRACSEQSEALEKQVSSLEQEVHRLKRELEEAQQELHRLGRQEAENSLLSKENLDLRCSMENLRSSSARLATLQDEQKEAQRQSQDLQRRLEEAREESQGERKRAERLEQNMAALNQEKHRLEEKIQRSKEEREEEERGRQEMQVREEELRREVQELKKERRRREEVEEERRKLQVDLEQAEKGRKNLEKESWRSRTLLEGKEMELEEKARRLTTVEKEGATLKKEVERLREVSVKAKELEKENKELQKQATIDKRTLATLREDLVSEKLSVQQQSVDLERLNEELEKIGLNKEKLLQQEHTLEDSRYRLLESRLEETVQQTMKIKEEKIFSLEKKLEESKKLNTKLRADLSTVRHLHTHSNQMSPQIRMCVTICYFLQGEENHNSYQRSESDRGQGSATAELLKIKDHIIDMEKNNASLQTESSLLKGQIKQLDNQNTSLNNQMLGLQRHTTSMQEQNSALHKQTAKLQVENSTLSSQSASLMAQNAVLQGQVTALESEVESWQRQREEAWRGRESVLSDHERLLNVHERQAQEYEQLISQHAALKGKQRALESEQRTLHSKYCILVQQKEKWDEQEGHGRKEKEELSQEIQKNRLLQQENLQLKSEVDRVTESQSQQAGQCEGLQHKVNEMKSLLSSSQQEVTRWMAQYDSLMEQHQVLDLTMTKLDNHCELLSRLKGNLEEENHHLLSQINLLSQQNHTLLERSMESKELYHQEQKLYIDKLNALRRQKEKLEEKIMDQYKFYDPTPKKRSQWSGAKALAKLIKPRKESSRERGADRDKEAGKDRDRAKGAPDIPLPSPPPLLPPETPPPHQQRSGNYTLDSAHAHSNHNNHTASLGPQSPAITPISGGLEDRGRGGYRSSTPGGSSESVNGENGHGQGPTHKALSSTPSHQSSPLGPTNSSRLGGPARRPRGLLFDEDSRNTPDSLFGQHGNTGGRPGSADFSHNTSSSNSPVNCRDPSDRQTRSASLSSDDVTGLSQSQLALSRSSTLPYDHAPQRAQPQRGGGVRSKTRTSSPVNEMLTLEEFLHESNLKSPPMVSTGSKEDLMTEYFTRSPAPSGPPARDQTPTSYVTPTVQSSNQRPGQSVKPLPRQPVGQSPASCQTVTQRSCQSLSRAFSLASADLLRSNGPDSFHGNEGQSDGVVRRPGGGANGRERPLSARLAGPTNQHGDSSFLNLPIHHSTSLNLQTERHAERERERGRTLTPVSRNGPTQSSSYHNRGEVAMVTPVRAVSATRPEEPSVQGEGLTSADSSHLEKESERARSGSLERPKSTPASPDPNNDPQTVWYEYGCV from the exons GACACCTTACAGCAGCTAATCGTCATGCCCCTTCCCAACATCCTCTCCATCGCCAAGGATCCAAtatcag TTAAGAGCATGGAGGAGCTGAAAAGACTTTTGTTGCTGGTACTAGGCTGTGCTGTCCAG TGTGAGCGTAAGGAGGAGATGATAGAGAAGATCAAGCTGCTGGACATTGACACTCAAGCTGCGATTGTCTCTCACATCCAGGAG GTGACCCATAACCAGCTGAATGTCCTGGACCTCTCCTGGCTGGATGAAGAATCAGAGCTCGGTCACGAGGAGCTGGAGCCTCTGTCCCGCAACATGGCTGCGTCGCTACAGCAACTGATCGACCAGAGAGACAAAGCTAGTGAG GTGATTGTGGATCTGACCCAGGAGAGGGACTACCTGTTCAGTCAGCAGCCCCAGGAGGGCTGCAGGAACCTGGGTGTGAGCAGCCCAGAGCGTGGGCAGGGTTCTGGAGGAGTTGGAGTGAATAACGGGGGATCGGCTGTCAATACGTCTGGGCTGACCAAAGAGGAGAAGCAGCATCTGTCCGTGGAGCTCGCTGACACCAAATCCAAGCTCCGCAGATACAGACAAGAACT GGAGGAGAAGACGGAGCAGCTGATGGATTCTAAACATGAAGTGGAGCGACTCGATCAGGAGttgcagagacagaaacaagAG AACCAGTCACTGTCGTGTGAGGCCCGGTCGGTCAGAGCGTACCGGGACGAGGTGGACTCTCTGAGGGAGAGAGCAGCCCGGGTGGACCGACTGGAGACAGAACTGACCCGGTGTAAAGAGAAACTCAATGATGTTCACTTCTACAAGACCAGGATGGAG GAGCTCCGTGAGGACAACGAGACGCTCATTGAGACGAAGGTGCTGTTGGAAGAGCAGCTGTCAGCCTCCAGGGGGCGCTGTGACAAACTGCACACGCTTGAGAAAGACAACCTGCTACTACGAGCTAAACTAAACGACTTGGAAATG GAGCGGGACAACGAACGTCGGAGGAtggaggagctggtggaggagaACATGCTGCTGGAGATCGGGCAGAAACAGAGCATGAACGAGTCAGCTCACCTGGGCTGGGAGCTGGAGCAGCTGTCCAAGAACCATGACAACACTAAAACAGAGA CTCGTAAGTCCTTGGTCCATGAGCTGAACGAGTGTGTCTCCAGTCGGGTGTTgaagctggagaaggagaaCCGGGAGCTGCAGGCCTCTatggagagactgaaggaggagaaccacctcctgcaggagcagcagctccACACCCAGGATCTGGAACGGGAGAACCAAGGCTTCAGCAAGAAG atTGAGCGTCTCCAGGGTCTATTGGAGCAGGAGAGACTGACTAATCAGGACATGGAGTCTCTGGGGGAGGAAATACTGAAGGAAAAACAGAATCTGGAGAGAGATGTGCACAGTCTCAGGGcggagaaagacagacag ATCTCAGAGTTGGAGAGTGAGAAGCAGCACCTCTCTGACGCCGTGGCGTCCCTTCAGGAGCGCGCTCAGTCCAACAGCGAGTCCAGGGTCCGCGAGGTGGAAACCGAGAACCGCCACCTGCACCAGAACATCACGGACACCAGCTCCCGAGTGGCCAGCTTAGAGACCCAACTCAAACTGGCCaatgaggaggcagagaggctgAGGAAAAAGGCGGGGCGATGTGAGGAGCTGGAGCGGGAGGTGGCGAGGCTGGAGAGGGGCAGGGACACTTTGAGCAGAGAG CTGGCCTCTCTGCGTGCTTGCAGCGAGCAGTCGGAGGCTCTGGAGAAGCAGGTGTCCTCCCTGGAGCAGGAGGTGCACCGGCTGAAGCGGGAGCTGGAAGAGGCTCAGCAGGAGCTGCATCGGCTGGGGAGGCAGGAAGCGGAGAACAGCCTGCTTTCCAAGGAGAACCTGGACCTGCGCTGCTCCATGGAAAACCTGCGCTCCTCATCCGCCCGTCTGGCTACCCTGCAGGACGAGCAAAAGGAGGCGCAGAGACAGTCTCAGGATCTGCAGAGGAGGCTGGAGGAGGCCAGAGAGGAGTcgcagggagagaggaagagggcagAGAGGCTTGAGCAGAACATGGCTGCTCTGAACCAGGAGAAGCATCGCTTAGAGGAGAAAATACAGAGGAgcaaagaggagagggaagaggaagagaggggcaGGCAGGAGATGCAGGTCAGAGAGGAAGAACTAAGAAGGGAAGTACAAGAACTGAAGAAGGAgcggagaaggagggaggaagtagaagaggagaggaggaagctcCAAGTGGACTTGGAGCAGGCAGAGAAGGGCAGGAAGAACCTGGAGAaggagagctggaggagcaggacGCTGCTGGAGGGGAAAGagatggagctggaggagaaggcCAGGAGACTAACCACCGTGGAGAAAGAGGGCGCTACTCTGAAGAAGGAAGTGGAGAGGCTGAGGGAGGTGTCGGTGAAAGccaaggagctggagaaggagaacaAAGAGTTGCAGAAACAGGCGACTATCGACAAGAGGACTCTGGCCACGCtgagagag GATTTGGTGTCAGAGAAGCTGAGTGTTCAGCAGCAGAGTGTTGACCTGGAGAGACTCAATGAAGAACTGGAGAAGATCGGACTGAACAAAGAGAAactgctgcagcaggagcacACGCTGGAGGACAG CCGGTACAGGCTGCTGGAGTCCCGGCTGGAGGAAACTGTCCAGCAGACGATGAAGATTAAAGAGGAGAAGATCTTTTCTCTAGAAAAGAAACTGGAAGAGAGCAAAAAGCTCAACACCAAGCTGCGTGCTGACCTATCCACCGTaagacatttacacacacactctaaccaAATGTCCCCTCAGATTAGGATGTGTGTTacaatttgttattttctccAGGGGGAAGAAAACCACAACTCCTATCAGCGCTCTGAAAGTGACCGGGGTCAAGGGTCAGCCACAGCAGAACTGCTCAAAATCAAAGATCATATTATCGATATGGAAAAGAAT aatGCATCCCTGCAGACGGAGAGCAGTCTGCTGAAAGGGCAGATAAAACAGCTGGACAACCAGAACACATCTCTGAACAACCAGATGTTGGGGCTGCAGCGACACACCACCTCCATGCAGGAGCAGAACTCAGCATTACACAAGCAGACAGCCAAGCTACAG GTGGAGAACTCCACACTCTCTTCCCAGAGTGCATCCCTTATGGCCCAGAATGCCGTGCTGCAGGGCCAGGTCACGGCCTTGGAGTCGGAGGTGGAGTCGTGGCAGAGGCAGCGGGAGGAGGCGTGGCGAGGCAGAGAGAGCGTGCTCAGCGATCACGAGCGCCTGCTGAACGTTCACGAGAGGCAGGCGCAGGAGTACGAGCAGCTGATCAGTCAGCACGCTGCTCTGAAGGGCAAACAGAGGGCGCTAGAGAGCGAGCAGCGGACGCTGCACAGCAA gtatTGTATTTTGGTgcagcagaaagagaaatgggATGAGCAGGAGGGGCACGGTcgaaaggagaaggaggaacTGAGCCAGGAGATCCAGAAGAACCGGCTCCTGCAGCAGGAGAATCTACAGCTCAAATCAGAAGTGGACAG AGTCACAGAGAGCCAATCCCAGCAGGCCGGACAGTgtgaggggctgcagcacaaaGTGAACGAAATGAAGAGCTTATTAAGCTCCTCCCAGCAGGAAGTCACTCGCTGGATGGCACAATACGATTCCCTGATGGAGCAGCACCAGGTCCTGGATCTCACCATGACCAAACTGGACAACCACTGTGAG ctgtTGAGTCGACTGAAAGGGAACCTGGAAGAGGAGAACCACCATCTGCTGAGTCAGATCAACCTGCTGAGTCAGCAGAACCACACGCTACTGGAGCGGAGCATGGAGAGCAAAGAGCTGTATCACCAGGAGCAGAAGCTATACAT AGATAAGCTGAACGCTCTACGGCGTCAGAAAGAAAAACTGGAGGAGAAGATCATGGACCAGTACAAGTTCTACGACCCCACACCCAAAAA GAGGAGTCAGTGGTCCGGAGCTAAAGCTTTAGCCAAACTGATCAAACCCCGGAAGGAGAGCAGCAGGGAGCGAGGGGCCGACCGGGACAAGGAGGCAGGCAAAGACAGAGACCGAGCAAAGGGCGCCCCGGACATCCCACTGCCCTCcccacctcccctcctccctcctgaaACCCCACCCCCACATCAACAGCGCTCAGGAAATTACACACTAGACAGTGCCCACGCCCACAGTAACCATAACAACCACACCGCCAGTCTGGGACCCCAGAGCCCAGCCATCACACCCATCAGCGGAG GTTTGGAGGACAGGGGCCGGGGTGGTTATCGTAGCAGCACTCCAGGAGGCAGCAGTGAAAGCGTCAACGGAGAGAACGGACATGGGCAAG GTCCGACCCACAAAGCTCTGAGCTCCACTCCCAGCCATCAATCGTCCCCACTGGGCCCCACTAATAGCTCCAGACTAGGAGGCCCCGCCCGCAGGCCCAGAG GTCTGTTATTTGATGAGGACTCTCGCAACACCCCGGACTCCCTTTTTGGTCAACATGGCAACACGGGAGGTCGCCCGGGATCAGCAGACTTCAGCCACAACACCTCCAGCTCCAACTCACCCGTCAACTGCAGAG ACCCCTCGGACCGTCAGACTCGCTCAGCCAGCCTCTCCAGTGATGATGTCACAGgtctcagccaatcacaactGGCTCTGTCACGTAGCTCCACCCTTCCATACGACCACGCGCCCCAGAGGGCTCAACCGCAGCGTGGAGGTGGGGTTCGGAGTAAGACCCGCACGTCTTCTCCTGTGAATGAAATGTTGACCCTGGAGGAGTTCCTTCACGAGAGCAACCTGAAGTCCCCCCCTATG GTGTCAACAGGAAGCAAGGAGGACTTAATGACTGAATACTTCACCAGAAGTCCCGCCCCCTCGGGGCCCCCTGCCAGAGATCAGACTCCTACCAGCTATGTCACGCCCACTGTGCAGTCATCCAACCAGAGGCCAGGCCAGAGCGTCAAGCCGTTGCCCCGCCAGCCTGTGGGCCAATCCCCTGCCTCGTGCCAGACCGTCACCCAGAGGTCCTGCCAATCCCTGAGCAGGGCGTTCAGCCTGGCTTCGGCTGATTTGCTGCGCTCCAATGGACCAGACAGTTTCCATGGCAATGAAGGCCAATCAGATGGGGTTGTCCGCAGACCAGGGGGAGGGGCTAACGGGAGGGAACGCCCTCTCTCTGCTCGGCTGGCTGGCCCAACCAATCAGCATGGAGACAGCAGCTTCCTGAATCTGCCCATTCACCATTCCACCTCTCTTAatctgcagacagagagacacgcagagagagagcgagagagggggAGGACTCTGACTCCTGTGTCTCGAAATGGCCCCACCCAGTCCTCCTCCTACCACAACCGTGGTGAGGTTGCCATGGTCACCCCTGTCAGGGCTGTGTCGGCCACGCGACCCGAAGAACCCTCAGTACAAGGGGAGGGGCTAACGTCAGCTGACTCCTCCCACCTAGAGAAGGAAAGTGAGAGAGCAAGGTCTGGATCTTTGGAACGGCCCAAGAGCACGCCTGCCTCCCCCGATCCCAACAACGACCCCCAGACTGTGTGGTATGAGTATGGCTGTGTCTGA
- the ccdc88c gene encoding protein Daple isoform X3, with the protein MEMTLSELLSTFMESPLVVWVRTLGPLGSCEDAGSEEQVHMFMELVDGVFLHKIMTHIDPSPTNQRLTKNVNNDVSLRLYNLTVLTRHIRTYYQDTLQQLIVMPLPNILSIAKDPISVKSMEELKRLLLLVLGCAVQCERKEEMIEKIKLLDIDTQAAIVSHIQEVTHNQLNVLDLSWLDEESELGHEELEPLSRNMAASLQQLIDQRDKASEVIVDLTQERDYLFSQQPQEGCRNLGVSSPERGQGSGGVGVNNGGSAVNTSGLTKEEKQHLSVELADTKSKLRRYRQELEEKTEQLMDSKHEVERLDQELQRQKQENQSLSCEARSVRAYRDEVDSLRERAARVDRLETELTRCKEKLNDVHFYKTRMEELREDNETLIETKVLLEEQLSASRGRCDKLHTLEKDNLLLRAKLNDLEMERDNERRRMEELVEENMLLEIGQKQSMNESAHLGWELEQLSKNHDNTKTETRKSLVHELNECVSSRVLKLEKENRELQASMERLKEENHLLQEQQLHTQDLERENQGFSKKIERLQGLLEQERLTNQDMESLGEEILKEKQNLERDVHSLRAEKDRQISELESEKQHLSDAVASLQERAQSNSESRVREVETENRHLHQNITDTSSRVASLETQLKLANEEAERLRKKAGRCEELEREVARLERGRDTLSRELASLRACSEQSEALEKQVSSLEQEVHRLKRELEEAQQELHRLGRQEAENSLLSKENLDLRCSMENLRSSSARLATLQDEQKEAQRQSQDLQRRLEEAREESQGERKRAERLEQNMAALNQEKHRLEEKIQRSKEEREEEERGRQEMQVREEELRREVQELKKERRRREEVEEERRKLQVDLEQAEKGRKNLEKESWRSRTLLEGKEMELEEKARRLTTVEKEGATLKKEVERLREVSVKAKELEKENKELQKQATIDKRTLATLREDLVSEKLSVQQQSVDLERLNEELEKIGLNKEKLLQQEHTLEDSRYRLLESRLEETVQQTMKIKEEKIFSLEKKLEESKKLNTKLRADLSTVRHLHTHSNQMSPQIRMCVTICYFLQGEENHNSYQRSESDRGQGSATAELLKIKDHIIDMEKNNASLQTESSLLKGQIKQLDNQNTSLNNQMLGLQRHTTSMQEQNSALHKQTAKLQVENSTLSSQSASLMAQNAVLQGQVTALESEVESWQRQREEAWRGRESVLSDHERLLNVHERQAQEYEQLISQHAALKGKQRALESEQRTLHSKYCILVQQKEKWDEQEGHGRKEKEELSQEIQKNRLLQQENLQLKSEVDRVTESQSQQAGQCEGLQHKVNEMKSLLSSSQQEVTRWMAQYDSLMEQHQVLDLTMTKLDNHCELLSRLKGNLEEENHHLLSQINLLSQQNHTLLERSMESKELYHQEQKLYIDKLNALRRQKEKLEEKIMDQYKFYDPTPKKRSQWSGAKALAKLIKPRKESSRERGADRDKEAGKDRDRAKGAPDIPLPSPPPLLPPETPPPHQQRSGNYTLDSAHAHSNHNNHTASLGPQSPAITPISGAPPNPKRFRFLRSKSQEKLLSPTSLTSSSSSSSRPSLLLTRRLRFWSSSEYPADVITSQPHSDNGVF; encoded by the exons GACACCTTACAGCAGCTAATCGTCATGCCCCTTCCCAACATCCTCTCCATCGCCAAGGATCCAAtatcag TTAAGAGCATGGAGGAGCTGAAAAGACTTTTGTTGCTGGTACTAGGCTGTGCTGTCCAG TGTGAGCGTAAGGAGGAGATGATAGAGAAGATCAAGCTGCTGGACATTGACACTCAAGCTGCGATTGTCTCTCACATCCAGGAG GTGACCCATAACCAGCTGAATGTCCTGGACCTCTCCTGGCTGGATGAAGAATCAGAGCTCGGTCACGAGGAGCTGGAGCCTCTGTCCCGCAACATGGCTGCGTCGCTACAGCAACTGATCGACCAGAGAGACAAAGCTAGTGAG GTGATTGTGGATCTGACCCAGGAGAGGGACTACCTGTTCAGTCAGCAGCCCCAGGAGGGCTGCAGGAACCTGGGTGTGAGCAGCCCAGAGCGTGGGCAGGGTTCTGGAGGAGTTGGAGTGAATAACGGGGGATCGGCTGTCAATACGTCTGGGCTGACCAAAGAGGAGAAGCAGCATCTGTCCGTGGAGCTCGCTGACACCAAATCCAAGCTCCGCAGATACAGACAAGAACT GGAGGAGAAGACGGAGCAGCTGATGGATTCTAAACATGAAGTGGAGCGACTCGATCAGGAGttgcagagacagaaacaagAG AACCAGTCACTGTCGTGTGAGGCCCGGTCGGTCAGAGCGTACCGGGACGAGGTGGACTCTCTGAGGGAGAGAGCAGCCCGGGTGGACCGACTGGAGACAGAACTGACCCGGTGTAAAGAGAAACTCAATGATGTTCACTTCTACAAGACCAGGATGGAG GAGCTCCGTGAGGACAACGAGACGCTCATTGAGACGAAGGTGCTGTTGGAAGAGCAGCTGTCAGCCTCCAGGGGGCGCTGTGACAAACTGCACACGCTTGAGAAAGACAACCTGCTACTACGAGCTAAACTAAACGACTTGGAAATG GAGCGGGACAACGAACGTCGGAGGAtggaggagctggtggaggagaACATGCTGCTGGAGATCGGGCAGAAACAGAGCATGAACGAGTCAGCTCACCTGGGCTGGGAGCTGGAGCAGCTGTCCAAGAACCATGACAACACTAAAACAGAGA CTCGTAAGTCCTTGGTCCATGAGCTGAACGAGTGTGTCTCCAGTCGGGTGTTgaagctggagaaggagaaCCGGGAGCTGCAGGCCTCTatggagagactgaaggaggagaaccacctcctgcaggagcagcagctccACACCCAGGATCTGGAACGGGAGAACCAAGGCTTCAGCAAGAAG atTGAGCGTCTCCAGGGTCTATTGGAGCAGGAGAGACTGACTAATCAGGACATGGAGTCTCTGGGGGAGGAAATACTGAAGGAAAAACAGAATCTGGAGAGAGATGTGCACAGTCTCAGGGcggagaaagacagacag ATCTCAGAGTTGGAGAGTGAGAAGCAGCACCTCTCTGACGCCGTGGCGTCCCTTCAGGAGCGCGCTCAGTCCAACAGCGAGTCCAGGGTCCGCGAGGTGGAAACCGAGAACCGCCACCTGCACCAGAACATCACGGACACCAGCTCCCGAGTGGCCAGCTTAGAGACCCAACTCAAACTGGCCaatgaggaggcagagaggctgAGGAAAAAGGCGGGGCGATGTGAGGAGCTGGAGCGGGAGGTGGCGAGGCTGGAGAGGGGCAGGGACACTTTGAGCAGAGAG CTGGCCTCTCTGCGTGCTTGCAGCGAGCAGTCGGAGGCTCTGGAGAAGCAGGTGTCCTCCCTGGAGCAGGAGGTGCACCGGCTGAAGCGGGAGCTGGAAGAGGCTCAGCAGGAGCTGCATCGGCTGGGGAGGCAGGAAGCGGAGAACAGCCTGCTTTCCAAGGAGAACCTGGACCTGCGCTGCTCCATGGAAAACCTGCGCTCCTCATCCGCCCGTCTGGCTACCCTGCAGGACGAGCAAAAGGAGGCGCAGAGACAGTCTCAGGATCTGCAGAGGAGGCTGGAGGAGGCCAGAGAGGAGTcgcagggagagaggaagagggcagAGAGGCTTGAGCAGAACATGGCTGCTCTGAACCAGGAGAAGCATCGCTTAGAGGAGAAAATACAGAGGAgcaaagaggagagggaagaggaagagaggggcaGGCAGGAGATGCAGGTCAGAGAGGAAGAACTAAGAAGGGAAGTACAAGAACTGAAGAAGGAgcggagaaggagggaggaagtagaagaggagaggaggaagctcCAAGTGGACTTGGAGCAGGCAGAGAAGGGCAGGAAGAACCTGGAGAaggagagctggaggagcaggacGCTGCTGGAGGGGAAAGagatggagctggaggagaaggcCAGGAGACTAACCACCGTGGAGAAAGAGGGCGCTACTCTGAAGAAGGAAGTGGAGAGGCTGAGGGAGGTGTCGGTGAAAGccaaggagctggagaaggagaacaAAGAGTTGCAGAAACAGGCGACTATCGACAAGAGGACTCTGGCCACGCtgagagag GATTTGGTGTCAGAGAAGCTGAGTGTTCAGCAGCAGAGTGTTGACCTGGAGAGACTCAATGAAGAACTGGAGAAGATCGGACTGAACAAAGAGAAactgctgcagcaggagcacACGCTGGAGGACAG CCGGTACAGGCTGCTGGAGTCCCGGCTGGAGGAAACTGTCCAGCAGACGATGAAGATTAAAGAGGAGAAGATCTTTTCTCTAGAAAAGAAACTGGAAGAGAGCAAAAAGCTCAACACCAAGCTGCGTGCTGACCTATCCACCGTaagacatttacacacacactctaaccaAATGTCCCCTCAGATTAGGATGTGTGTTacaatttgttattttctccAGGGGGAAGAAAACCACAACTCCTATCAGCGCTCTGAAAGTGACCGGGGTCAAGGGTCAGCCACAGCAGAACTGCTCAAAATCAAAGATCATATTATCGATATGGAAAAGAAT aatGCATCCCTGCAGACGGAGAGCAGTCTGCTGAAAGGGCAGATAAAACAGCTGGACAACCAGAACACATCTCTGAACAACCAGATGTTGGGGCTGCAGCGACACACCACCTCCATGCAGGAGCAGAACTCAGCATTACACAAGCAGACAGCCAAGCTACAG GTGGAGAACTCCACACTCTCTTCCCAGAGTGCATCCCTTATGGCCCAGAATGCCGTGCTGCAGGGCCAGGTCACGGCCTTGGAGTCGGAGGTGGAGTCGTGGCAGAGGCAGCGGGAGGAGGCGTGGCGAGGCAGAGAGAGCGTGCTCAGCGATCACGAGCGCCTGCTGAACGTTCACGAGAGGCAGGCGCAGGAGTACGAGCAGCTGATCAGTCAGCACGCTGCTCTGAAGGGCAAACAGAGGGCGCTAGAGAGCGAGCAGCGGACGCTGCACAGCAA gtatTGTATTTTGGTgcagcagaaagagaaatgggATGAGCAGGAGGGGCACGGTcgaaaggagaaggaggaacTGAGCCAGGAGATCCAGAAGAACCGGCTCCTGCAGCAGGAGAATCTACAGCTCAAATCAGAAGTGGACAG AGTCACAGAGAGCCAATCCCAGCAGGCCGGACAGTgtgaggggctgcagcacaaaGTGAACGAAATGAAGAGCTTATTAAGCTCCTCCCAGCAGGAAGTCACTCGCTGGATGGCACAATACGATTCCCTGATGGAGCAGCACCAGGTCCTGGATCTCACCATGACCAAACTGGACAACCACTGTGAG ctgtTGAGTCGACTGAAAGGGAACCTGGAAGAGGAGAACCACCATCTGCTGAGTCAGATCAACCTGCTGAGTCAGCAGAACCACACGCTACTGGAGCGGAGCATGGAGAGCAAAGAGCTGTATCACCAGGAGCAGAAGCTATACAT AGATAAGCTGAACGCTCTACGGCGTCAGAAAGAAAAACTGGAGGAGAAGATCATGGACCAGTACAAGTTCTACGACCCCACACCCAAAAA GAGGAGTCAGTGGTCCGGAGCTAAAGCTTTAGCCAAACTGATCAAACCCCGGAAGGAGAGCAGCAGGGAGCGAGGGGCCGACCGGGACAAGGAGGCAGGCAAAGACAGAGACCGAGCAAAGGGCGCCCCGGACATCCCACTGCCCTCcccacctcccctcctccctcctgaaACCCCACCCCCACATCAACAGCGCTCAGGAAATTACACACTAGACAGTGCCCACGCCCACAGTAACCATAACAACCACACCGCCAGTCTGGGACCCCAGAGCCCAGCCATCACACCCATCAGCGGAG CTCCACCCAACCCCAAACGCTTCCGTTTTCTCCGCAGTAAAAGTCAAGAGAAACTCCTctcccccacctccctcacctcctcctcctcctcctcctcccgtccCTCCCTCTTACTCACTAGAAGACTTCGGTTCTGGTCTTCCTCTGAATACCCAGCTGACGTCATCACTAGCCAGCCACACTCAGACAACGGAGTATTCTaa